The Candidatus Eisenbacteria bacterium genome contains a region encoding:
- a CDS encoding ABC transporter ATP-binding protein/permease has product MHSDPRPSRVRRFARDAWQLLLPYWRSEERRSALGLLAVIVLLNLGAVYVLVLLNAWNRSFYDALEQRDAAAFAHQLGRFCLFAAAFIATAVYRQYLTQLLEMRWRRWLTHQFLDTWLGGGAYHRLERTQRRPDNPDQRIAEDLQALAGGTLALAMGLLNAVVTLVSFVGILWGLSGPLTIRLGGGTLTIPAYLVWAAVLYAVAGSLLTHRIGRALVRLHASQQRREADFRFSLVRLRETAEEVALSRGEPLERRSLRGRFAAIVDNWWQLLRAQKRLTWFTTGYGQAAHVFPILAAAPRYFAGAIQLGGLMQIASAFGRVQEALSWFVDSYGQLAEWKASVARVLAFAESMRVASVDASGSGGIRIVHGSPDEIALDDVDIALPAGAMLLRGANVVISRGERVLLAGPSGSGKSTVFRAVAGLWPCGTGEIRRPDAGDTLFLPQRPYLPIGSLRQAVAYPSEPGTVDDAAIVSALERCRLGKLVDRLEEEQHWAQVLSPGEQQLVALARAFLHAPPWLFLDEATSALDEATEAHVYRELGTQLPDTTIVSIAHRPGVAAYHERRLVLAPEGDVMTIQGAPPAPARAAAC; this is encoded by the coding sequence ATGCACAGCGATCCACGACCCTCCCGCGTTCGCCGGTTCGCCCGGGATGCCTGGCAGCTGCTGCTTCCCTACTGGCGATCGGAGGAGCGTCGGAGCGCGCTCGGGCTGCTCGCCGTCATCGTCCTCCTCAACCTGGGCGCGGTCTACGTGCTCGTGCTGCTGAACGCCTGGAACCGGAGCTTCTACGACGCGCTCGAGCAGCGGGACGCCGCCGCCTTCGCCCACCAGCTCGGTCGCTTCTGCTTGTTCGCGGCGGCCTTCATCGCCACCGCGGTCTACCGCCAGTACCTGACGCAGCTCCTCGAGATGCGGTGGCGCCGGTGGCTCACGCACCAGTTCCTCGACACCTGGCTGGGCGGTGGCGCCTACCATCGCCTCGAGCGCACGCAACGCCGACCCGACAACCCCGACCAGCGCATCGCCGAGGATCTGCAGGCGCTCGCCGGCGGCACGCTCGCGCTCGCGATGGGCCTGCTGAACGCCGTGGTCACGCTGGTCTCGTTCGTCGGCATCCTGTGGGGCCTCTCGGGCCCGCTCACCATCCGGCTCGGCGGCGGCACGCTCACGATCCCCGCCTACCTGGTGTGGGCGGCCGTCCTGTACGCGGTCGCCGGCAGCCTGCTCACCCACCGCATCGGCCGCGCGCTCGTGCGGCTGCACGCGAGCCAGCAGCGCCGTGAGGCGGACTTCCGCTTCAGCCTCGTGCGGCTGCGGGAGACCGCCGAGGAGGTGGCGCTCTCCCGAGGAGAGCCGCTCGAGCGGCGCAGCCTCCGCGGGCGTTTCGCGGCCATCGTCGACAACTGGTGGCAGCTCCTGCGGGCACAGAAGCGCCTCACCTGGTTCACGACGGGCTACGGCCAGGCCGCCCACGTCTTTCCCATCCTGGCGGCGGCTCCGCGCTACTTCGCTGGGGCGATCCAGCTCGGCGGGCTCATGCAGATCGCGTCCGCCTTCGGGCGTGTCCAGGAGGCGCTCAGCTGGTTCGTCGACAGCTACGGCCAGCTCGCGGAGTGGAAGGCCAGCGTGGCTCGTGTGCTCGCGTTCGCGGAAAGCATGCGGGTCGCCTCCGTCGATGCGAGTGGGAGCGGCGGCATTCGGATCGTCCATGGTTCACCCGACGAGATCGCCCTCGACGACGTCGACATCGCCCTGCCGGCGGGCGCCATGCTCCTGCGGGGCGCGAACGTGGTGATCAGCCGGGGGGAACGCGTACTCCTCGCGGGCCCATCGGGCAGCGGGAAGAGCACGGTCTTCCGCGCCGTCGCCGGACTGTGGCCATGCGGTACTGGTGAGATCCGACGACCCGACGCCGGGGACACGCTCTTCCTCCCGCAGCGACCCTACTTGCCGATCGGCTCGCTGCGGCAGGCGGTAGCGTATCCGTCCGAGCCGGGCACCGTGGACGACGCGGCGATCGTGTCGGCGCTCGAACGGTGCCGCCTCGGCAAGCTCGTCGACCGGCTCGAGGAGGAGCAGCACTGGGCGCAGGTGCTGTCGCCCGGCGAGCAGCAGCTCGTGGCGCTCGCGCGCGCCTTTCTTCACGCCCCGCCATGGCTCTTCCTCGACGAGGCGACGTCGGCCCTCGACGAAGCGACCGAGGCTCACGTCTACCGCGAGCTCGGAACGCAGCTCCCGGACACGACGATCGTGAGCATCGCCCACCGTCCAGGTGTCGCGGCGTACCATGAGCGCCGGCTCGTCCTGGCGCCCGAGGGCGACGTCATGACCATCCAGGGAGCTCCGCCCGCGCCCGCGCGCGCGGCGGCCTGCTGA
- a CDS encoding Rieske (2Fe-2S) protein: MTTPAFRTLDDAEKLPDSYVNPYYLEDLQRRVSVARAGGKLYAFDDLCRHEGCPLSAGLLTGTTLMCQCHGSRYDITSGAVVRGPATEPLTTYEVRERDGKDRHCSHPPRVQVGPRSSTGRAQVWLFPAGRAARSFGSTWSPSSSLA; this comes from the coding sequence ATGACGACACCAGCGTTCCGCACGCTCGACGACGCGGAGAAGCTGCCCGACAGCTACGTCAACCCGTACTACCTGGAGGATCTCCAACGACGCGTGTCCGTCGCCCGGGCCGGAGGCAAGCTGTACGCCTTTGACGACCTGTGCAGGCACGAAGGCTGCCCGCTCTCGGCGGGGCTGCTCACGGGCACGACGCTCATGTGCCAGTGCCACGGCTCCAGGTACGACATCACATCGGGCGCCGTCGTGCGAGGTCCCGCGACCGAACCGCTCACCACCTACGAGGTGCGCGAACGGGACGGCAAAGATCGCCACTGCTCCCATCCTCCTCGGGTCCAGGTCGGGCCGCGTTCGAGCACAGGCCGAGCACAGGTTTGGTTGTTCCCGGCCGGGCGAGCGGCTAGAAGTTTTGGTTCTACTTGGTCCCCGTCGTCTAGTCTGGCCTAG
- a CDS encoding alkaline phosphatase family protein: MPRIPNSLRHLPMPFARGDQPVFPRLCAAVLGVAMAHAAFSYESSLNIDRPAVLNVRPAPRSHAHGPATRVVWIMIDGLRLDLSREMPSLNRLRAEGEDVSARSEFPTFSGPNLVAQASGIEPAASGILSNGFPDEVALDSVFRRAKLAGLRTAIMTTDPDYTLAATYASWVDETRVSDQELEPPPGAQLVLAHAAYVDWAAHDYGVRAPEFRAALTRADDMIGRIAASIDPSHEALIVTSDHGNLDEGGHGGTEREVMRIPIVVWGAGAVHRTQAGRSRDVGPTIASLLGIGPLSHATGRSLVHGSSAAARQRDAARAAIRAEGRTQVDHVPMAIPLAVLVFLLLSRTAWPGMRPLIGSTTYTIVFAGLMAVTGTASFSMSNNSALFGLRLTTMCLLAGFAQLLVGGRSSLVTASLVASMATLATATVAARQPLAPIDGMLRFLPIPAITALAFVCLMTAGAGLWHRLPAAGPIRDEAEERANAGEPAGEPSSGWVEPGSEAHIDRTA; the protein is encoded by the coding sequence GTGCCCAGGATCCCGAACTCGCTCCGGCACCTGCCGATGCCCTTCGCACGAGGCGACCAGCCGGTCTTCCCTCGTCTGTGCGCAGCCGTCCTCGGCGTGGCGATGGCCCATGCCGCGTTCAGCTACGAGAGCAGCCTGAACATCGATCGACCCGCCGTCTTGAACGTGCGGCCGGCGCCCCGATCACACGCCCACGGGCCGGCCACGCGCGTCGTCTGGATCATGATCGACGGCCTGCGGCTCGACCTGTCGCGCGAGATGCCGAGCCTGAACCGCCTCCGTGCCGAGGGCGAGGACGTCTCCGCACGGTCCGAGTTCCCCACCTTCAGCGGCCCCAACTTGGTCGCGCAGGCGTCCGGCATCGAGCCGGCGGCATCGGGCATTCTCAGCAACGGGTTCCCGGACGAGGTGGCCCTCGATTCGGTGTTCCGCCGCGCCAAGCTGGCCGGGCTCCGGACCGCCATCATGACCACCGATCCCGACTACACGCTCGCAGCGACCTACGCCTCGTGGGTCGACGAGACCCGCGTCTCGGACCAGGAGCTCGAGCCGCCGCCCGGGGCGCAGCTGGTCCTCGCGCACGCCGCCTACGTCGACTGGGCGGCGCACGACTACGGTGTGCGTGCGCCCGAATTCCGGGCGGCCCTCACCCGCGCCGACGACATGATCGGGCGCATCGCCGCTTCGATCGATCCGTCGCACGAGGCGCTCATCGTGACTTCCGACCACGGCAACCTCGACGAGGGCGGGCACGGCGGGACCGAGCGCGAGGTGATGCGAATTCCCATCGTGGTGTGGGGCGCCGGCGCCGTACACCGCACGCAGGCCGGACGGTCCCGGGACGTGGGGCCCACGATCGCGAGCCTGCTCGGCATCGGTCCGCTCTCCCACGCGACGGGGCGCTCCCTCGTCCACGGCAGCAGCGCTGCGGCGCGCCAGCGCGACGCTGCGCGCGCCGCGATCCGCGCCGAAGGGAGGACGCAGGTCGACCACGTTCCCATGGCGATTCCCCTCGCAGTGCTCGTGTTCCTCCTGTTGAGCCGGACCGCATGGCCGGGGATGCGCCCGCTCATCGGCTCCACGACCTACACCATCGTCTTCGCCGGCCTCATGGCCGTGACCGGCACCGCGTCGTTCAGCATGTCGAACAACAGCGCGCTCTTCGGACTCCGCCTCACCACGATGTGCCTGCTGGCCGGGTTCGCGCAGCTGCTCGTCGGCGGCCGCTCGTCTCTCGTTACGGCGTCGCTGGTCGCGTCGATGGCGACGCTGGCGACCGCCACGGTGGCCGCCCGGCAGCCGCTCGCGCCGATCGACGGGATGCTGCGCTTCCTTCCCATCCCGGCGATCACCGCCCTCGCCTTCGTGTGCCTCATGACGGCAGGTGCCGGGCTGTGGCACCGGCTGCCGGCGGCCGGCCCGATCCGCGACGAGGCCGAGGAGCGGGCGAACGCCGGTGAGCCGGCAGGCGAGCCGAGCTCCGGCTGGGTCGAACCCGGATCGGAAGCGCACATCGATCGCACGGCATGA